The window ATTGGCTTGTTTGTTTTTACCTCCACTCTTTTAACGGATTCCTTGTCCCTACATGGAAAACAATAGCTTAAATTGTTGTTATACAATTCACCTGTCAGATCCTTGCAACAAGGGCTGTTCATACTTCATCTCCCAATGGCATGATTCCGAAACTGATGCTCTTAACACCAATCAGGGAATTAAAGACCCTATCTCTTGATCATTCACGTCCAAGAAACGACACTTACGGCTGGGAAAAGGACTCTAATCCTACGTGTTCTTGCCCCGATCAGTGCCGGCAGAATGATGTGAGCGAAGGCTCTACTACAGGTTCATCCACACACCAACTTGCATTGCAGACTTCTCTAGAGTAAACGAACCTGACACACGTACGCAAGATCCTTGCGATGATCGATCGTAACATGAGATGATTGCAGCCGGCCACTTTCTATCACCAGAAAAGATTGGAGCTGGCGTGGCCAACTAGTCTGAATAATCCATGCTAACTCTTATCCGGTGAAAGCTAGCATGCTGACCCGTCAGAGGAAAACATTTTTCAGAAGCAAAACTCGTCAGACAAAAGATGGTCCACCAGTTCATCGATCGATCTGAATCTGATCCCCCGTGTGCACACGCAGGAGTCTCGACTGATTGGTGCTGCGAGATGACTGGTTCTGGATACACACAACTTGAGATgcaaaaatataactaataagcTGGTCCAATCGATACATGTTTACTTGCACGCAAACATGGAACCCGACTAGTACATGCCTGACAACGGCGCGAATTGCCACTTGCCTCAGTTATCCATGTACTAGGACTAGGATCAAATTGTTGTTACAATACATGACACTAGCAGCTTAATACTGCTCCAGCTACTCAGCTAACTGACTGATGATGACCTCGTCGGAGACCGTCGCGACGATCTCGTTCACCGCGGCGGCGATGTTGTCGACCGACGATAGCCGGCATTCATCCTCCATCTGCAACAGAAGCGACGAGATGTTCAAGAATGGCATGGCCGATCGGCTCATCATTTTGCAGCGGCGATGTATAGTTTGCTACCTTGAGGCTGAAGGAGTAGAAGGCCAGGTGGTCGGCGGTGGTGGTCACGTTGAGGTGGAGCACGGTGAGGCCGAGGCACTGCAGCGCCACCACCATCCTCAGCAGCTGCctgggccgccgcggcgcgagcACCTTCACGTTGGCGTGGCTGTCCGCCACGGCCACCTCGATGTCGGCCACGCCGCGGCGCGCCcccgcgcagccgccgccgccctgatcGCCGCCCGCAGAGCAGTCAGAACTATCGCTCGCGCCGACAGCACCGGTCGCGCCGGTCGAGTACTGAGGGAACGTGAAGAAGCCGGcgaacggcggcgccggcggcgttcgCTCGGTGCAGCCCGCGCGCCGCTTCTGCGCCTCCAGCGACTGCAGCAGCTGCTCCAGCTCCTTGACGAAGTTGATGGCGCCCGCCACGATCGACGCCTGGTCACCCTGCACGCCGTGGCGACTCATCAACAAACGTTACGTTGCAAAGGGTACGTGCCATCCGGTCGCGACCAAGAGCTTGGCGCACAAGAAGGTGCGGCTTTTGATGCGGGGGAGCAGTAGCGCGGTACGCGATCGCTAGAGATTCCGTGACAGATGCAACCAAAGCGGCATGGcgcggcgaggctgcagcagatGGCCAGGGGGCAACAAGATTTGACGTCCGTTACAGTAAAAGTTGGGGGGGACAGCAGCAATCAACAATGCGGGGAATGCCAAGCCGTTCGTGCACATGCATGGTGACATGACCCGCAAAGCTCGTGCAGCTAGGACGATGCTTGCCGGAGCCCGGAGAGAGCGCGCATGGCTGGAGCCATGGGGATCGTAGTAGTACGTACCCGCTGCGCGTAGGAAGGCGGCATGACGGAGCGGAGCACGGCGAGGTACTCGTTCATCTGCCGCCGCCGGTTGCGCTCCACGGCAATGTGGTTGCGGCGCTGGCTCTCCATCTCCTCCGTGTTCTTCACCGCCTtcgggcgccgtcgccgcctccgcgccgccgacgcgacCGCCTTGCCGCGCCCCCCCTGCGCCGCTACcgcgggcaccggcggcggcgacacggaGAGGTGGCGCTGCACGTCCCAGCAGCACTCCTCCCCGCCAGCGCTAGGAGCGACGGAGCACGGGCAGAGCGCCGCGTCCCATGCGGTGACCGCACCGGCACCGAGCGgcagcgcgccggcggcctctaCCTGCAGAACCACGCCGCCCTTCTCCTCGAGGTCATCAATGTCGAAACCGCATCCCAGCGACGCCGAGTGCGCGGCCACGCCCACCTTGCCCGTGCACGCGAGGTGCTCCTTCGGGAACACCACGGCTTCGAGCGCCATGGCCTGGCCTTCCTCCTACCTAGCAAAGAGTGCAAGACCAGCCTCCTATCTACCTAGTAGGCACGAGCTACGACGAGCGCTCAGCTGGgctgccgccctcgccgccatgACCACGCCACGGACATggagcaaggaggaggaggggcgacgAGGTGGTCCCTATAAAGGGGGGCGTGGTGGAATAACATGGATGTGCAATGGCGACAACGACCCGGTCTGCCACGGGGCACGGGGCATGGGCCATGGAATGCCGAGGACGGGGAGGAGAGCGTGAGGGTCAGGGCAGAGCCAAAGCCGAGAGGGGACACGTCTCCGCGCATGTCCGCCCTGGCGCTCTGGAAGCACTCACGTTTAGTATGGTTGGTGGCGTGCCCAGGCTCGAGATTAACAAAAGTGTGTCGGCCTCTGCCGTGTCCTCCCCTTGATTATCTGGTGTACGGATGGGGCATTTTTCAAGTAGTGCTAGCTTGATTCTTTTTCGCTTAGGGGTTGATGATGCAACGGTGGAACATTACCATACTCCAGTCTGACTATTCAGtcgatttttgtttttttatttaaatgatGTGATTGCCGATGGGGTGTAAAGAACCAACAGTTAGGCCGCGGCGTGCAGCTGCAAGTCTGCAAGGGAACTGAACAAGAACAGGGGCAGGCGCCCCATCCATCCGTAGCCCCCGTTGCGTGCCCCGCGACGCTGAAAGCTGCACGCGTTTGCACAGACAGAGCACAGTGACATGCTCACAGAGAGAGCGCTGGCGTCGCAGCCGGCAACCACGAGCGCGAGGCGTCTTGCCTCTGCCCCCTGCAAGAGTTCTCCGGTTGAGAAAGCCCGGCACGCGCACCTGCCATCGGCGACGAGCAACCGAAAGCTCGCAAGGAACTGAGCCGGTCTCGTGGCAATCCCGGTCTCCAAGGCTTTTCGGCCCTGAGTTCAGGAGACGATCGACGGGATTCCATGCTCGCTTAGCAGCCGATTGACGCCAATGACGAGCTCCTCCGCTCTCTTGGACGGACACTCATCAAGTCATCAACTTGGCCGAGTACAAACAGTCGCCCTGTTGACTAACTGCCCGTTGCCATGCCATCGTCGCCACCGCGAAAGGAACCGGTCGGCAGGAGCCTCCGTTCGCCTCGAGGGCTCTCGAACGCCCAAGTCTGCCGCGCCTGCCGTAACCGACGGCGCCCAGCCTTGTCCGGACACACCACTCGAGGAACGCGCCGCCGTCACATCGCGAAGCCCCCGGGCCCGGGGGACAGCGACGGCACCGCCGACGGGAGAGAACGAGCGCGGGGCTGGGCGCTGGGCGGCTGGCTCGTGGCTCCGTTCCGTGCAAAGGGAGCCGCGCGAGGAGGTCGCCGGGGtggcccctgcccgccctcCTGGAGGCAAAGGGAGCCGGCGAGCGGGCGTGGGCGGCGTGCCGGCCGGCCCACGCCGGGGCCGGGGGCGTGGCGGAATCTGGAAAGCCCCCTGGTGCCCCGCGGGGGTCGCTCGCGGCTGTTGGATGGCACTGTTGGCGGATGGCCCGACGGTGCATCGGCGCGGGGCTGGTGGCAGCGGCACTGCCGGGAAGCCATGGTGCCTTGGTGGCGCGGGCGCAGTCGGGATCTCACAGGACGCGCGGCCACTGTGCGTGGTGGTGCAGTGCAGGTGGTTACCAGTTACCAGTAGCAGGACTTGCCCGCTGCTTGCTGGTACACGTACACACGTACGTATCGAGTTGCCGGGAGTAGCTGACTGGAGATAGGAATTGACGACGGTAGGGGATCAAAACAAATCGCGACCGCGGGCGGGCTCAATCTTGATCGTGGTTCCTAGAGGCCCACTTTACGGCCCAAATGGACCGGCCCATCCTGCTCCTATCATGGGGAACCACGGCGTTGGAGATGGCgaacgtttttttttttgacacagcGAAACATACCTGTATTAACGATTAAGAACCGTACAAGACATGTAGAAATACAGGTACAAACCAACAGGAATCAGAGGACAGCTGTTTCGACCAAATTGCACAAAAGCccttcaaaaacaaaaaagttACAGCTAGACCTCTGGACTCAGTGCCAGCCGAATCCTCCAGAAATCGAAGCCGCCGACCACCGCCGGAAGCCGTCACCGCCGTCCGTGGATCAAACGAAACCCCACCGCCAAAGCTTTGAAGAGAGCCGCATGAGACACTCGCCCCAATGGACGAGATGATGCCACCGCTGTTCGCCCATCGGCCGGGGACGCACCCCGAACTTCGAAGATCCTGGAAACAAGCTCGTCGCCGGTGACAACAGCCACCACAGGACAGTCGAGCTTGCTCCACTCTCCCACCATCCACGAAATCCCAAGCTGCACCTCCTTCCTTAAGACTAAAAGCCAGTAGACTCACCTCTCATCCGGGCCGATGAGCCGCCGGCAGGCTACTCCTAAATAGAGCCTCCACACCGGGAGGACCACCTCCACGGGCTCGCCGTTGATGCCGGAGAGAAACACCAACGGGGCGAGGAAGAGTCCGAGAGGACTTAt is drawn from Panicum virgatum strain AP13 chromosome 1N, P.virgatum_v5, whole genome shotgun sequence and contains these coding sequences:
- the LOC120653816 gene encoding transcription factor bHLH94-like, encoding MALEAVVFPKEHLACTGKVGVAAHSASLGCGFDIDDLEEKGGVVLQVEAAGALPLGAGAVTAWDAALCPCSVAPSAGGEECCWDVQRHLSVSPPPVPAVAAQGGRGKAVASAARRRRRRPKAVKNTEEMESQRRNHIAVERNRRRQMNEYLAVLRSVMPPSYAQRGDQASIVAGAINFVKELEQLLQSLEAQKRRAGCTERTPPAPPFAGFFTFPQYSTGATGAVGASDSSDCSAGGDQGGGGCAGARRGVADIEVAVADSHANVKVLAPRRPRQLLRMVVALQCLGLTVLHLNVTTTADHLAFYSFSLKMEDECRLSSVDNIAAAVNEIVATVSDEVIISQLAE